The DNA region GACCGCATCGAACACGCCGCGGTGGTACCCGAGGACCGGCTCGCCGACCTGGCCGCGCTGGGCATCACCGTCGTCACCCAACCGAACTTCGTCGCCGAACGTGGCGACGAGTACCTGGCCGGCATCGCACCCGAACACCACCACGAACTGTGGCGGCTGGCGTCGTTGCAGCGCAACGCGATTCCCGTCGCACTGTCCACCGATACCCCGTTCGGCGACGGCGATCCCTGGGCAGCCATGCGTGCCGCGGTGCACCGCAGCACCCCCGGCGGTGCGGTCCTGGGGCCCGGCGAGCGGATCGCCGCGAGCGCCGCGTTGCACGGGTTCACCGGGTGGGCCGATCGGCCCGCCGTACCGCGCCGCGTCGCCGTCGGGGAACCCGGTGACCTCTGCCTGCTCGACGGTGACCCGGCCGCCCTCGGCGCCGCTCCGGTGCGGCTAACCGTTGTCGCCGGTGCCGTGGTGCACGACGGTCGGTAGCCTGGCTAGATAGTTTGCGAACAACGGGAGAGGCATCGATGACGCGTTCGGACAGTGACAGCTGGGACCTGGCATCCAGCGTGGGGGCGACGGCGACCATGGTGGCCGCGCAGCGCGCCCTGGCCACCGCGGGACCGGACAAGCTGATCGACGACCCGTGGGCGGCGCCGCTGGTGCGCGCGGTCGGCATCGACTTCTTCACCCGGATGGTGGACGGCGAGATCCCCGTCGTCGAAGGCGGCGAGTTCGACCCGGTCCGGATGGGACACGGCATGGGGGTGCGCACCCGATTCTTCGACGAGCACTTCCTGTCCGCGACTCGCGGCGGCATCCGCCAGGCGGTGATCTTGGCCTCCGGCCTGGATTCCCGCGCCTACCGACTGGACTGGCCGGCCGGCACCGTGGTCTACGAGGTCGACCTGCCGGAGGTGATCGACTTCAAGACCAGCACGCTGCGTGACCTGGGTGCGCAGCCGACCGCCGAACGCCGCACCGTGGCCATCGACCTGCGTGACGACTGGCCCGCAGCGCTGAAGGCCGCCGGCTTCGACCCGCAGGCGCCGACGGTGTGGAGCGCCGAGGGCCTGCTGATCTACCTGCAGCCCGACGCCCAGGATGCGCTGTTCGACACCATCACGTCGCTGAGCGCCCCGGGTAGCCGGGTGGCGTGCGAGTTCATCGGCGACACCACGGTGTTCTCCGGCCCGGAATGGCGTGCACACCGGGAGAAGATGGCCGCACTGGGCGCCGAGGTGGAGATCGGTGATCTGGTCTATCACGGCGACCGCAACCACATCCCCGACTACCTGACCGCCGCCGGCTGGACGGTGACCGGCACTCAGGTCCGCGACAAATACGCCGAGTACGGACTGGAGTACGGCGACGACGATCTGGCGGTCGCCTTCGATGACATGACCTATTTGAGTGCCGTTTTGGCGGGCCCCGCGGTATGAGACGGGTCACAGCGATCGGGCCCGACGACGCCGGAGAACGGACGGTGGTGTGGTGCCCCCAGCAGGGCTCGAACCTGCGACCTGCGGATTAAAAGTCCGTAGCTCTACCAACTGAGCTATAGGGGCCGTGCTCGAACAGGATACTGCCCGCCGGATCGGGTCGCGCTCGGGACCGGGTTTGAGGATTCGGCCTCTTGTGCCCTAAGCTAACCAAGCTCCCAACGTGAAACGTTGTGAGTGCCTCGGAGAGATTCGGTTCTGGCCCCCATCGTCTAGTGGCCTAGGACGCCGCCCTTTCACGGCGGTAGCACGGGTTCGAATCCCGTTGGGGGTACTCGCAAGCGGCGGTAACGCCGGGAGTGAAGCAGTACAAGCAAGGCCCTGTGGCGCAGTTGGTTAGCGCGCCGCCCTGTCACGGCGGAGGTCGCGGGTTCAAGTCCCGTCAGGGTCGCTTTTTATTACGGCGAGGCACCTGGTGCCTTCCGGCCAGGTAGCTCAGTTGGTACGAGCGTCCGCCTGAAAAGCGGAAGGTCGCCGGTTCGATCCCGGCCCTGGCCACCACGTTCTACCTGCATAGACACGGGTTATGCACTCGGTTGTCGGTTTGATTCGTCCGGTTCTTGTCCGGTCCTCGGTGGGTGAATCTCAGTCGCGTGAAGCTGATCGAGGTTGGTTGCGACCTGATCCAGCTCGTCGGAGTAGAGGTCGCTGTAGATGTTCGCGGTGACGGTCGGTGTCGAGTGGCCCATCGTTTTCTGTACGTAGCGCAGATCCGCGCCGGACTTTCTGGCCAGGCTGGCGTAGGTGTGGCGCAGGTCGTGGATCGTCAGGGGTGCCAAGTCGGTCTTCTTCAGTGCTTTGTTCCAGTGCGTGTGCCTGCGCCAGTTGTTCGATCGCAGTAATGCCCCGTTGGGTGAGGTGACGGCCGGCTCGTCGGGAGCCCGCCCGCCGATGCGCGTTTTGAGCATGTCGACGACGACTTGGGGGAGTGGGATAGTTCGGATTCCGGCGCGAGTCTTGGGCGGCCCGATGATGATGTGCCCTTCGACTTCGGGCGCGGCACGTCGGACGTAGAGCCGACGAGCGATGAGGTCGATGTCTTTGACGCGGAGGCCGACGAGCTCGGACCAGCGCAGGCCGGTGTAGGCGAGGATGGTCACGACGTCGCCTTGGTCGCCGCACGCGATGGTCAGGGCCTGCACTTCCTGTGCGGTGAGGTAGCGGTGGCGTTCCCGCTCGGGAATACGGCCCGCTGAAACGCCTGCGGCGGGGTTGCGGTGGATCCGGCCGTCCTGGTGAGCGACGTCGAGGATCGACCGCAGGAGCCGCAGCGTGGACACCTTTGCCCACGGCCCGACCGTGAGCCCGTCAACGAAAGCCTGGACTTCAGCCCGGGTGATCTCATCAACCGGTATGTGGCCGAACCGGGCCGCGATGCGCAGTTCCCAGTGCTGGGTGTAGCCGCTCCACGTCTTCGGTGACACCGCGGGTTTCTTGGATTCGGAGAACTGTGCCCAGATCCGATTCAGTGGGGTACGGCCGAGGCGCGGGTCGAACCGGCGGGCACCGAGTGCGGCCTCGTTGTCTCGTTCGGATTTGAACGCCTTTGCCTCCCGCAGTGTCGGGAACGTGGCGGACGTTTCAACCCAGCCGGACAGCGCGTCCGGATCGCGGATCAGGTACCGCACTTGGTAGCGGGGCTCTCCGGCCGCGTTGAGGCGCTTTCGGATGCCGCGCGGGGTGTTGCCGGCCATTACCGGCGCACCTGCTTCAACCAGGACCGAACTTCAGCGCAATCCCAGCGGCGCACCCGCTCCGACAGGGTGTAGCAGGGCGGACCGATTTGTTCGCCGGTGGTTTCCCGGAGCGCGGCCCAGCGGTTGAGCGTGGCAGCGGAGACCCCCAAGAGCGCTGACACCTGATCGACGGTGAGCAGCTCTGGGAAGCCGCCGGCGGTGACGAGAGCTTCCCGGATGCCGTGAGTAACCATCTCCATCACCTCGGCGGCTGCGATCCGGTGGTTTGCTCGCGGAGTGCGTCGAACCAGGCCAGGGTGGCCGCCAGTCCGGCTGCGACATCGTCTTCGCCGCGAGTGATTCCCCACAGGGTGAATGCCCAGGTGGCAAGGGCGAACTCCGTTGTTGCGAAGCGGCGCGACAGTTCGGTCTGATCGTCGAGGACCAAGGCGACTCCGAGAACTTCGCCTGTGGACCAGTGACTCCGGTACTGGTCCCAGCCGTATCGGCGGACGAGCTCGGCTCGGTGCCGAAGATCATCAGCTCGGCGCGCCAATTGATCCTGGTCGGGTGGCTCGAAGATTGGCCCGTCGTCACTCATGGCGCTGTCCTTCCTCGGTAGTATGCGTCCGCCCGTATTTCTGTGCGGTAGAGCTGATTTGGTTGTCAGTCCAGAAGTCAGATCGCACCTTGGTTACCTGCCCGTCCTCGTCGATGACGTAGCCGGTCCCCGGATCGTTCGGGCTGATGCGGTGGGCTGGCGCGACGTCGGCGAGCCCGTCGCCGAGCACCATGGCTACCTCGTCACGGGAACGGAGCCGGAGCGCAATCGTCTGGGTGAACAGTCCGCGCATCGGCAGGATCTCTTTGCGCGGGTCCTGCATGAAGGCGACTACCACAATGCCGAGTCCCCGGCCCTTGGTCAGAATCCGAGACAGTGAGCCTGCTACCTGTTTCTTGAGGTTCGCATCGGTCATGTGGGCCGTCAGGCCGGCCAGCTCGTCGATCAGTAGGACCAGCAGCGGATTGCCAGCGGTCGGCTTATGAGCGCGCGCCGTGCCTGCCATCTGATTGCCACGCTTGTCCATGACTTCTTCGAGCTTCTGGAGCAGCTGTGCGGCCGCGGCCTCGGTCGTCGCAACGGTGGTGAAAAGCGGTGAACCGATGGCGACTCCGATCCCGTACTTCAGGTCGATGGCTAGCAGCCGCACTACGCCTGCCTTTACCGCCGGGCCGAATCCGCCGGCGATGCCCCAGAAGATCGAACCCTTGCCCGAACCGGAGCAGCCGACGGTCAGCGTCTGGCGTTCTGCGATCCGTAGGTTCCAGGGCGATCCGTTCTCACGTCGCCCCAGATCCACACCGGTCGTCGCTATCCGACTTGTCGGGACAGCGGTTTCTACCGTTGAAAGGTGGGGGCGCATAACGAATTCCATGCGCACCGTCGCAGGCGAGACCACCGTTGCCCGCGCCGAGTGAGCGCGTAGGGCGTCGCGGATTGCTGGGACCGCTCTTTCGAGGTCATCGACCGTCTGACCGGTCCGAGTGCGCACCGTGATGCGAAGGCAGTGGCTGGAAGTGCCGACACCCAGCACACGCGGGTGGGTCCACTTCGTGGTGGTTGTCGTCTTGCCATCCGCGGTCTTGCGGGTGACTTGTTCGGAGGCCGACAACCCGCAGGCTTTGGCCACCCTGGACCAACCGAACAGCGGCCAGAGGCGCCACCGCATCCGCCGCGCAGGAGCGGCGAAGTGCTGCTCGTAGGTGTCTGGCGAACTCAGGCGCCAGGCGACGGCGGCCAAGGCGCCAAGGCAGACGATGACGATGGACCAAATCACGCCGGTGATGACCAAGTGCGTGAGGTGATTGATCAAGTCGATCAAGTCGACCCCGCGCCCGGGATACGGGTCGGCGGGTACTCCTGGATCAGGCGCAAAGGGATTCATGCTGACGCCTTCCCCACTGTCGGCGCGCTCGCCTTCTCCGTGTCGGCTGCCATCGCGGAGGCGCGGAACGACCACGCGATGCGGCCGGACTCGCTCGACCGGTCGACATACGGCAGCACGGACAACCCCTCGAAAACCACCGGGGTGAAAGGCATTCCGCTGTTGTTCGGCGGGCACACCGGCTGGGTTGGTCCGACGAACTTGACGGTGACCGTGCGTGTTCGCTTGCTTGCTGCCGGGTCGCCGTCGAGGACTTCCACCTGCCAGAGCGGCTGGCCGGATTCGCGGTCGGTCGCCTGGACTCGGTTGTCCTTCGTGGACCGGTCGTAGTCGATCACGGCTGTCACGTCGGAGACCAGGAACGCCTTGTGGGGGAAAACCTGCTGGTGGGGCACTGTGAGCCACTTCGGTACGGACATGGTTGGCCTTTCTGCGTTGGAACTGCTCTAGACAAGTTCAAGATACATAGTCGTCTAGAGGACCGCAACGGTTATGGCCGGATCGAGGAGGGTTTCGTGGTTCAGCGGGCGGAGAAATCGTATTCGAGCAGGTATGCGGACGCGACCTTCACCGTGTCGCAGACTTCGACGGCCACGTCATTGGTGTCGTATGCGGTGCGGACGACCGTCAGCACCGGAACACCCGGTCCGAGCTCCAGCTGCCGGCGTTCCTCGGGCGTGGGCATCCGGGCGCCGACTTCTTCGGTGAAGCGGGCCAGCGCGTGGCCACTGTCTTCCAGTCGGGCGTAGATACCGCCGGGGCCGGTGTCGACCTGCTCGATTTGGGTGCCGTCGGCGAATGCTGCCGGTATGTACGACACCGCGGTCTCGACCGGCCGCCCGTTGGCCAGATAGCGCCGTGACCGGACTACGACCTCGTGGTCGGTCGGTATGCGAAGCCGCTCAGCCACAACCGAATCCGGCTTCTGCCGTCCCACCACGATGTTGTCGACTTGTGGCGTGTAGCCGGACTTCTCCGCTTCGACGCTGAAGGCTGCCTTGCCTTCCGTGCGGTGTTTTCGGGCGAAGCGATCCGATGCCAGGCGTCGGATCGGGGGAGTTGGCCGCACGAAAACGCCCCGGCCGTGTTCCGAGACGACAAGTCCTTCGGCGCGAAGCTCTTGGACGGCCTGGCGCACAGTCATGCGGGCTACGCCGAAGTGCTCGATCAGCGCGGTCTCCGAGGGCAGTCGCTCCCCGGGGGTGAGTCGGGCGGCGCGGATCGCCTGCCGCAACATGCCCGCGATCTGCCGGTACGGCGGCGTGTCCGCTGCACGGTCGATCTGTCCAAGTTCCAGCACCCGCAGACCTTCCCTTACACGTCTAGACGACTAGCCTATAGAACGAGTCTGTCGGTGTCACTCCTGACGGCGTCGAACAAGGGAGATCCAGCGATGACAACCATGCCCAAACATTCGGTCAGTGTGGCCGGCGTCGTCGTGCGCCAGGATGGCCGCGTCCTGGTGATCCGGCGCGACGACAACGGCCACTGGGAAGCGCCTGGGGGCGTGCTCGAACTCGACGAATCATTCGAGACCGGCGTGAAGCGCGAGGTGCTGGAAGAAACGGGGCTCAAGGTCGAGGTTGAACGGCTCACGGGTGTCTACAAGAACCTGACCCGCGGAATCGTTGCGTTGGTGTACCGCTGCCGGCCTACTGGCGGTGAACCGCACGCGACCGACGAGGCGCGGGAAATCCGTTGGATGACAACGGAGGAAGTGCAGTCTGCGATGGTGCCGGCGTTCGGGGTGCGGGTCCTGGATGCGTTCGGTGAAGGCGTACCGTCACGCGCCCATGACGGAGTTGAGCTGCTGAGTTCGTGAGCGCGTTACCGGGCACGTCATCCGTATGTCGACTACCTTGGGGGTTCTTATCCGGGTGTCGGCGCATCTCGTTACTGACAGCTGGGAGTAGACATTGCTCGGCAGCCCCGCATAGTAGTTACCCGATGAAGGAACCACGTTGAGCGCCCCATACGTTTCTATCAAGCGATTAGTGGATAACTCTCTGGCCGCGATGTTGGCTGCTGTCGAAGTCTATAACAAACCGCAAATGTCGTACCGCGACGAGGTGACGGTTATATTAATCGTGAACGCTTGGGAATTAGCACTGAAAGCAACATTGCGTCAGAAAGGGCGTTCAATCTTTTATGGGAAACAGCGGGGTGAGCGCTATCGATCGATCGGGATCGATGACGCACTTAACCGGGTTAACTCGGCCGGCCTGTGGCCTGATGGTGTAGACGGCCCTGCGGTCACGGCGAACGTCAAGGCATTGACGGAATACCGTGACCGCGTTATTCATCTCTACAACGCTCAGGGGTTAGGCGCTGTCATCTACCCTTTCCTGCAGCAGAATGTTTTAAATTATCGAGACTTCGTGCTTGCGAAGTTCAAGAAGGACTTGGCCAACTCAATGACGTGGCAGTTGCTACCGCTCGGGGCGACAGCTCCTGCGGATGCGGTGCAATTCATGAAAGTTGATAAGAGTGCAACGATGGTTGCTGAGGTTCAGGAGTTTATCGACGAACTGCGGAAATTCATGGACGATGCAGAAGCGTCCGCTGCCGATATGGTCCG from Mycolicibacter sp. MU0083 includes:
- a CDS encoding class I SAM-dependent methyltransferase, coding for MTRSDSDSWDLASSVGATATMVAAQRALATAGPDKLIDDPWAAPLVRAVGIDFFTRMVDGEIPVVEGGEFDPVRMGHGMGVRTRFFDEHFLSATRGGIRQAVILASGLDSRAYRLDWPAGTVVYEVDLPEVIDFKTSTLRDLGAQPTAERRTVAIDLRDDWPAALKAAGFDPQAPTVWSAEGLLIYLQPDAQDALFDTITSLSAPGSRVACEFIGDTTVFSGPEWRAHREKMAALGAEVEIGDLVYHGDRNHIPDYLTAAGWTVTGTQVRDKYAEYGLEYGDDDLAVAFDDMTYLSAVLAGPAV
- a CDS encoding site-specific integrase, translating into MAGNTPRGIRKRLNAAGEPRYQVRYLIRDPDALSGWVETSATFPTLREAKAFKSERDNEAALGARRFDPRLGRTPLNRIWAQFSESKKPAVSPKTWSGYTQHWELRIAARFGHIPVDEITRAEVQAFVDGLTVGPWAKVSTLRLLRSILDVAHQDGRIHRNPAAGVSAGRIPERERHRYLTAQEVQALTIACGDQGDVVTILAYTGLRWSELVGLRVKDIDLIARRLYVRRAAPEVEGHIIIGPPKTRAGIRTIPLPQVVVDMLKTRIGGRAPDEPAVTSPNGALLRSNNWRRHTHWNKALKKTDLAPLTIHDLRHTYASLARKSGADLRYVQKTMGHSTPTVTANIYSDLYSDELDQVATNLDQLHATEIHPPRTGQEPDESNRQPSA
- a CDS encoding helix-turn-helix transcriptional regulator, with protein sequence MVTHGIREALVTAGGFPELLTVDQVSALLGVSAATLNRWAALRETTGEQIGPPCYTLSERVRRWDCAEVRSWLKQVRR
- a CDS encoding cell division protein FtsK; protein product: MNPFAPDPGVPADPYPGRGVDLIDLINHLTHLVITGVIWSIVIVCLGALAAVAWRLSSPDTYEQHFAAPARRMRWRLWPLFGWSRVAKACGLSASEQVTRKTADGKTTTTTKWTHPRVLGVGTSSHCLRITVRTRTGQTVDDLERAVPAIRDALRAHSARATVVSPATVRMEFVMRPHLSTVETAVPTSRIATTGVDLGRRENGSPWNLRIAERQTLTVGCSGSGKGSIFWGIAGGFGPAVKAGVVRLLAIDLKYGIGVAIGSPLFTTVATTEAAAAQLLQKLEEVMDKRGNQMAGTARAHKPTAGNPLLVLLIDELAGLTAHMTDANLKKQVAGSLSRILTKGRGLGIVVVAFMQDPRKEILPMRGLFTQTIALRLRSRDEVAMVLGDGLADVAPAHRISPNDPGTGYVIDEDGQVTKVRSDFWTDNQISSTAQKYGRTHTTEEGQRHE
- a CDS encoding plasmid replication, integration and excision activator, translating into MSVPKWLTVPHQQVFPHKAFLVSDVTAVIDYDRSTKDNRVQATDRESGQPLWQVEVLDGDPAASKRTRTVTVKFVGPTQPVCPPNNSGMPFTPVVFEGLSVLPYVDRSSESGRIAWSFRASAMAADTEKASAPTVGKASA
- a CDS encoding GntR family transcriptional regulator; amino-acid sequence: MLELGQIDRAADTPPYRQIAGMLRQAIRAARLTPGERLPSETALIEHFGVARMTVRQAVQELRAEGLVVSEHGRGVFVRPTPPIRRLASDRFARKHRTEGKAAFSVEAEKSGYTPQVDNIVVGRQKPDSVVAERLRIPTDHEVVVRSRRYLANGRPVETAVSYIPAAFADGTQIEQVDTGPGGIYARLEDSGHALARFTEEVGARMPTPEERRQLELGPGVPVLTVVRTAYDTNDVAVEVCDTVKVASAYLLEYDFSAR
- a CDS encoding NUDIX hydrolase gives rise to the protein MTTMPKHSVSVAGVVVRQDGRVLVIRRDDNGHWEAPGGVLELDESFETGVKREVLEETGLKVEVERLTGVYKNLTRGIVALVYRCRPTGGEPHATDEAREIRWMTTEEVQSAMVPAFGVRVLDAFGEGVPSRAHDGVELLSS
- a CDS encoding DUF3644 domain-containing protein; translation: MDNSLAAMLAAVEVYNKPQMSYRDEVTVILIVNAWELALKATLRQKGRSIFYGKQRGERYRSIGIDDALNRVNSAGLWPDGVDGPAVTANVKALTEYRDRVIHLYNAQGLGAVIYPFLQQNVLNYRDFVLAKFKKDLANSMTWQLLPLGATAPADAVQFMKVDKSATMVAEVQEFIDELRKFMDDAEASAADMVRVATVYDINMQSVKNLTSADLAVAISSTADGQVVLRKTDPNLTHPFSATELLEKVNKKRSGRPLTMYDYQAICWKESLREKVKYAWKHSNAATHVWSGDAVTYLVSISDEKYDQMRAEYKNRST